In a genomic window of Myotis daubentonii chromosome X, mMyoDau2.1, whole genome shotgun sequence:
- the ZBED1 gene encoding E3 SUMO-protein ligase ZBED1 gives MEAKTAPDPNAHPASSSSSPSSDLKLVAHPRAKSKVWKYFGFDTDAAGCILQWKKIYCRICRAQIAYSGNTSNLSYHLEKNHAEEFCELVKSNTEQMREAFATAFSKLKPPPDTAGAAAQQPLTAQDTRQQELTAAVLGLICEGLYPASIVEEPTFRALLRAADPWYELPGRKFFSKAIPVRYGAVREAVLKDLSKAPWCAITLEHWRSHQQNRNYVTLNAHFLSLGGGGAGGGGGAPPKGPSPGPSGYGYGSRCLKTFEVPDENAAETMTRVLYEAFIDWGVGAKVSAATTDGGKDVAKACALLDVPVHLRCLGRAFDAAIQRAFQLPKLRALLARCRRLVEHFQQSPVARYLLLEKQKQPQEPPQPPHCMLVSDRVAWWGATLAMLTRLREQQFAVAAVLVEDSNSHHLMLDAAEWAGIEALAGLLQPFKQVADVLCASRYPTISMVKPLLHMLLNTTLSAQELDSKEVSMAKELIAQELARTYREAPEVDLFLNVATFLDPRYKKLPFLSALERQQVESRVLEEAKGLLEKMKEGGHQGAEEQLSGSSEEPPEKKPAPPCATAPCATAQCATPPCAMTQPPPPSSVINNMLAEIFCPQAGAAEDQEERHAQVLEELSNFKSQKVLGLDEDPLKWWCERQALFPVLPKVLQKYWCVAPTCSPPERLFGPAAAVVRAKRNRLAPARVDEQVFLYENARGGGGGAEPEPEEEDEGEWGLDHEPVVTFGDAVNSGFFGGRDSGLV, from the coding sequence ATGGAGGCCAAAACCGCCCCGGACCCCAATGCGCACCCCGCGTCGTCGTCATCATCGCCATCGTCGGACCTCAAGCTGGTGGCGCACCCGCGCGCCAAGAGCAAAGTCTGGAAATACTTCGGCTTCGACACGGACGCGGCGGGCTGCATCCTCCAGTGGAAAAAAATCTACTGCCGAATCTGCCGGGCCCAGATCGCCTACTCGGGCAACACCTCGAACCTGTCCTACCACCTGGAGAAGAACCACGCGGAGGAGTTCTGCGAGCTGGTCAAGAGCAACACGGAGCAGATGCGCGAGGCGTTCGCCACCGCCTTCTCCAAGCTCAAGCCGCCGCCGGACACAGCGGGGGCGGCGGCACAGCAGCCGCTGACGGCGCAGGACACCAGGCAGCAGGAGCTGACGGCGGCCGTCTTGGGGCTCATCTGCGAGGGGCTGTACCCCGCGTCCATCGTGGAGGAGCCCACGTTCCGCGCGCTCCTGCGGGCGGCCGACCCCTGGTACGAGCTGCCCGGGAGGAAATTCTTCAGCAAAGCCATCCCCGTGCGCTACGGAGCTGTCCGCGAGGCGGTGCTGAAAGACCTCTCCAAGGCCCCCTGGTGCGCCATCACCTTGGAACACTGGAGAAGCCACCAGCAGAACCGGAACTACGTCACGCTGAACGCCCACTTTCTCAGCCTCGGCGGCGGAGGCGCAGGGGGAGGCGGCGGCGCGCCCCCCAAAGGCCCATCCCCCGGACCCTCCGGCTACGGGTACGGCTCCCGCTGCCTCAAGACGTTCGAGGTCCCGGATGAAAACGCCGCGGAGACCATGACGCGCGTCCTCTACGAAGCCTTCATCGACTGGGGCGTGGGCGCCAAGGTGTCCGCGGCCACCACCGACGGCGGGAAGGACGTGGCCAAAGCCTGCGCGCTCCTGGACGTGCCCGTGCACCTGCGCTGCCTGGGGCGCGCGTTCGACGCCGCCATCCAGCGCGCGTTCCAGCTGCCCAAGCTGCGCGCGCTGCTGGCGCGGTGCCGGCGGCTCGTGGAGCATTTCCAGCAGTCGCCCGTGGCCAGGTACCTGCTGTTGGAAAAGCAGAAGCAGCCGCAGGAGCCGCCGCAGCCGCCGCACTGCATGCTGGTGAGCGACCGCGTGGCCTGGTGGGGCGCCACGCTGGCCATGCTGACGCGCCTCAGGGAGCAGCAGTTCGCCGTGGCCGCCGTGCTGGTGGAAGACAGCAACAGCCACCACCTCATGCTGGACGCGGCCGAGTGGGCCGGCATCGAGGCGCTCGCGGGCCTGCTGCAGCCCTTCAAGCAGGTGGCGGACGTGCTCTGCGCCTCCCGGTACCCCACCATCAGCATGGTCAAGCCTCTCTTGCACATGCTGCTCAACACCACGCTCAGCGCCCAAGAGCTGGACTCCAAGGAGGTCAGCATGGCGAAGGAGCTCATCGCGCAGGAGCTGGCGCGCACCTACCGGGAGGCGCCCGAGGTGGACCTGTTCCTCAACGTCGCCACCTTCCTGGACCCGCGCTACAAGAAGCTCCCGTTCCTGTCCGCCTTGGAGAGGCAGCAGGTGGAGAGCCGCGTGTTGGAGGAAGCCAAGGGCCTCCTGGAAAAGATGAAGGAAGGCGGGCATCAGGGCGCGGAGGAGCAGCTGTCCGGGTCGTCCGAGGAGCCCCCGGAAAAGAAACCCGCGCCCCCGTGCGCCACAGCCCCGTGCGCCACGGCCCAGTGCGCCACGCCCCCGTGCGCCATGACGCAGCCACCGCCGCCCTCCAGCGTCATCAACAACATGTTGGCGGAGATTTTCTGCCCGCAGGCGGGGGCCGCGGAGGACCAGGAGGAGCGGCACGCGCAGGTGCTGGAGGAACTGAGCAACTTCAAGTCGCAGAAGGTCTTGGGGCTCGACGAGGACCCCCTGAAGTGGTGGTGCGAGCGCCAGGCGCTGTTCCCGGTGCTGCCCAAGGTCCTGCAGAAATACTGGTGCGTCGCGCCCACCTGCTCGCCCCCGGAGCGCCTCTTCGGACCCGCGGCCGCCGTGGTGCGCGCCAAGCGGAACCGCCTGGCCCCCGCGCGCGTGGACGAGCAGGTGTTTCTGTACGAGAACGCGCGTGGCGGTGGCGGCGGGGCGGAGCCGGAGCccgaggaggaggacgagggggagtgggggctggACCACGAGCCGGTGGTGACGTTTGGGGATGCGGTGAACAGCGGGTTCTTTGGGGGCCGGGACAGCGGCTTGGTGTAG